One Caretta caretta isolate rCarCar2 chromosome 6, rCarCar1.hap1, whole genome shotgun sequence genomic region harbors:
- the LOC125639220 gene encoding serum amyloid A-5 protein-like has product MKFYNCMLLLSLVLCVSAQNWFTDAGSFIRDAYLGAEDMWRAYRDMREANYKNSDKYFHARGNYDAAQRGPGGKWAAEVISDAREGWQSDVSDRGAEDTRQDQEANAWGRSGGDPNHYRPEGLPSKY; this is encoded by the exons ATGAAGTTCTACAACTGCATGTTGTTGTTGTCCCTGGTACTATGTGTCAGTGCCCAGAACTGGTTCACTGATGCTGGATCATTCATAAGGGATGCTTATCTAG gcGCTGAGGATATGTGGCGTGCATACCGCGACATGAGGGAGGCGAATTATAAAAATTCAGATAAATATTTCCATGCTCGTGGGAATTATGATGCTGCCCAAAGAGGGCCTGGCGGTAAATGGGCAGCAGAAGTTATTAG TGATGCTAGGGAAGGTTGGCAGAGTGACGTTAGCGACAGAGGAGCCGAAGACACACGTCAAGACCAGGAGGCAAATGCATGGGGCAGAAGTGGAGGAGACCCAAACCACTACAGACCAGAGGGCCTTCCCTCGAAATACTAA